Proteins encoded in a region of the Mycteria americana isolate JAX WOST 10 ecotype Jacksonville Zoo and Gardens chromosome 9, USCA_MyAme_1.0, whole genome shotgun sequence genome:
- the EEF1B2 gene encoding elongation factor 1-beta, with protein sequence MGFGDLKSAAGLRVLNDFLADRSYIEGYVPSQADIAVFEAIAAPPPADLFHALRWYNHIKSYEKQKASLPGVKKALGKYGPADVEDTTGAATDSKDDDDIDLFGSDDEEESEEAKKLREERLAQYESKKSKKPAVVAKSSILLDVKPWDDETDMAKLEECVRSIQADGLVWGSSKLVPVGYGIKKLQIQCVVEDDKVGTDMLEERITAFEDYVQSMDVAAFNKI encoded by the exons ATGGGCTTCGGGGACCTTAAGTCCGCCGCTGGCCTCCGGGTCCTCAATGATTTTCTGGCTGACAGGAGCTATATCGAGGG GTACGTCCCTTCTCAGGCTGATATAGCAGTCTTTGAAGCAATCGCTGCCCCACCTCCTGCAGACTTGTTTCATGCTCTTCGGTGGTACAATCATATTAAGTCGtatgaaaagcaaaaggcaag cttgcCAGGAGTAAAGAAGGCTTTGGGGAAATATGGTCCTGCTGATGTTGAGGACACAACAGGTGCAGCCACAGATAGCAAAGATGATGATGACATTGATCTCTTTGGATCTGATGATGAGGAG GAAAGtgaagaagcaaagaaactgaGGGAAGAACGTCTGGCCCAATATGAATCAAAGAAGTCCAAAA AACCAGCTGTTGTTGCCAAATCGTCAATCTTGCTTGATGTGAAACCTTGGGATGATGAGACAGACATGGCCAAACTAGAGGAGTGTGTTCGAAGCATTCAGGCAGATGGCTTGGTCTGGGGATCTT ccaaGCTAGTACCGGTTGGCTATGGTATCAAAAAGCTTCAGATCCAGTGCGTTGTTGAAGATGATAAAGTTGGAACAGATATGCTGGAAGAGAGAATAACAGCTTTTGAAGATTATGTACAATCAATGGATGTAGCTGCTTTCAATAAGATTTAA